A window of Anaerosoma tenue contains these coding sequences:
- a CDS encoding PFL family protein, protein MLHISPEEIAETLLMVHQQHLDIRTVTLGVSIDDCAADSTQEISARLYEKVTRAAERLVPVAEQIEREYGIPIRNKRISVSPVAGIAGRCAGEDLTPIAEAMDRAAETAGVDFIGGFSALVHKGVGAADDALIRSIPSALAATQRVCSSVNVASTRAGINMDAIARMARTVKETAALTAADDSIGCAKLVVFANMVEDNPFMAGAMHGPGEADAVVNVGISGPGVVRAIIAALPDEADLTAVAEAIKATSFKITRAGELVAREAARRLGVAMGIVDLSLAPTPAEGDSVAEILEAMGVERCGAPGTTTALALLNDAVKKGGAMGTSSIGGLSGAFIPVSEDAGMVRAVEDGALNLEKLEAMTAVCSVGLDMIAIPGDTPAETIAGIMSDACAIGVINNKTTAARLIPAVGKAAGDHVSWGGLLGAAPVMDVSRWSSAKLINRGGRMPAPLGSLRN, encoded by the coding sequence ATGCTCCACATCAGTCCCGAGGAGATCGCCGAGACCCTGCTCATGGTGCACCAGCAGCACCTCGACATCCGTACGGTCACGCTGGGAGTGTCGATCGACGACTGCGCCGCCGACTCAACGCAGGAGATCTCGGCGCGGCTCTACGAGAAGGTCACCCGGGCCGCTGAGCGTCTCGTGCCGGTGGCCGAGCAGATCGAGCGCGAATACGGGATACCGATCCGCAACAAGCGCATCTCGGTGAGCCCGGTCGCGGGCATAGCGGGCCGCTGCGCCGGCGAGGACCTCACGCCGATCGCCGAGGCGATGGACCGCGCCGCCGAGACCGCCGGCGTCGACTTCATCGGCGGCTTCTCGGCGCTCGTCCACAAGGGCGTCGGCGCGGCGGATGACGCGCTGATCCGGTCGATCCCCTCCGCCCTGGCGGCCACGCAACGCGTCTGCTCATCAGTGAACGTGGCCTCCACGCGCGCGGGAATCAACATGGACGCCATCGCCCGCATGGCGCGCACCGTCAAGGAGACTGCGGCGCTCACGGCCGCCGATGACAGCATCGGCTGCGCCAAGCTCGTGGTGTTCGCCAACATGGTGGAGGACAACCCCTTCATGGCCGGCGCCATGCACGGGCCCGGAGAGGCAGACGCCGTGGTGAACGTAGGGATCTCGGGGCCGGGCGTGGTACGCGCGATCATCGCGGCGCTCCCCGATGAGGCCGACCTCACCGCTGTGGCCGAGGCCATCAAGGCCACCTCCTTCAAGATCACGCGGGCGGGCGAGCTGGTGGCCCGTGAAGCGGCCCGCCGCCTCGGTGTGGCTATGGGTATCGTCGACCTATCGCTCGCCCCCACCCCCGCCGAGGGCGACAGCGTCGCCGAGATCCTGGAGGCCATGGGCGTGGAGCGCTGCGGCGCACCGGGCACCACGACCGCGCTCGCGCTCCTCAACGACGCGGTCAAGAAGGGTGGCGCCATGGGCACCTCGTCGATCGGCGGGCTCTCCGGCGCGTTCATCCCCGTGTCCGAGGACGCCGGCATGGTGCGGGCCGTGGAGGACGGCGCGCTCAACCTTGAGAAGCTCGAAGCGATGACAGCCGTGTGCTCGGTTGGCCTCGATATGATCGCGATACCCGGCGACACGCCTGCCGAGACGATCGCGGGCATCATGTCCGATGCCTGCGCCATCGGCGTCATCAACAACAAGACCACGGCAGCGCGGTTGATCCCGGCCGTGGGCAAGGCGGCCGGCGACCACGTGAGCTGGGGCGGCCTTCTCGGCGCTGCGCCGGTGATGGACGTATCCCGGTGGAGCAGCGCGAAGCTCATCAACCGAGGCGGCAGGATGCCCGCGCCGCTGGGCAGCCTGCGCAACTGA
- the pth gene encoding aminoacyl-tRNA hydrolase, whose translation MARMVVGLGNPGSKYENTRHNVGFMVADLLAENLRVTYWRDEAGAKVGLVRFGDDDLLIAKPGTYMNLSGKAVAKLADDYETPVGDIIVIHDDLDLPEETLRVKRGGGHGGHNGLRSLVDCLGTGDFLRVKVGIGRPPGRQDPADYVLEEMRPQVAERLADMVPHAAQAVLHILEHGVESAMQEYNAG comes from the coding sequence ATGGCACGCATGGTCGTGGGGCTCGGCAACCCGGGTTCCAAGTATGAGAACACGCGTCACAACGTCGGGTTCATGGTGGCTGATCTGCTCGCCGAGAATCTGCGCGTGACGTACTGGAGGGACGAGGCCGGCGCCAAGGTCGGCCTCGTCCGCTTCGGTGACGACGATCTCCTGATCGCGAAGCCCGGGACCTACATGAACCTCTCGGGCAAGGCCGTCGCGAAGCTCGCTGACGACTACGAGACGCCCGTTGGCGACATCATCGTGATCCACGATGACCTCGACCTGCCTGAGGAGACCCTGCGCGTGAAGCGCGGTGGCGGTCACGGTGGCCACAACGGGCTGCGGTCGCTGGTGGATTGTCTCGGCACGGGTGATTTCCTGCGCGTGAAGGTGGGAATCGGGCGACCGCCGGGTCGCCAGGATCCTGCCGACTACGTGCTGGAGGAGATGAGGCCTCAGGTGGCCGAGCGTCTTGCCGATATGGTTCCGCACGCCGCGCAGGCGGTGCTGCACATCCTCGAGCACGGGGTCGAGAGCGCCATGCAGGAGTACAACGCGGGCTGA
- a CDS encoding DUF4870 domain-containing protein, translating into MSDDFQTPPPAPPAPPAQAPAGTEGPSDTGKILAGIGYLTGIVALIAILIEPYKDEKFVRVHAFQALALYVVMIAASVLNVIPILGQIIWLVASIAVFVFAIIGAIKAFQGQEYEMPVIYGFIKNYI; encoded by the coding sequence ATGAGTGATGATTTCCAGACACCACCGCCCGCACCACCGGCACCACCCGCACAGGCGCCCGCCGGTACCGAGGGCCCGAGCGATACCGGTAAGATACTCGCCGGCATCGGGTACCTCACGGGCATCGTGGCGCTGATCGCGATCCTGATCGAGCCGTACAAGGACGAGAAGTTCGTGAGGGTGCACGCCTTCCAGGCGCTGGCGCTCTACGTGGTGATGATCGCGGCCTCAGTGCTCAACGTCATCCCGATACTCGGCCAGATCATCTGGCTCGTGGCCTCCATCGCCGTCTTCGTCTTCGCCATCATCGGCGCGATCAAGGCGTTCCAGGGCCAGGAGTACGAGATGCCGGTGATCTACGGCTTCATCAAGAACTACATCTAG
- the gltA gene encoding NADPH-dependent glutamate synthase — protein MPERDASERARDFDEVTLGYTEEMARAEASRCLQCRNPTCIEGCPVNIDIKSFIGEMIDGDYHAAVAVLKEKNALPAVCGRVCPQEEQCEARCVLAKKGESVAIGRLERWLGDFDLACELEGRCVPVVGADSGKRVAVVGSGPAGLACAGELRRYGHAVTVFESLHATGGVLTYGIPEFRLPKHIVQAEVGLLEEMGVEIRCDVVIGATYTIDELMTEEGFGAVFIGNGAGLPMFLGIPGENLNGVYSANEFLTRVNLMRAYEFPSADTPVWRGRKVAVVGGGNVAMDAARTAKRLGAEEVFLVYRRTEAEMPARKEEVHHAREEGIEFKMLCSPVEVLGKDGWVTGIVANTMELGEPDASGRRAPVCVMGADVTIDCDTVVMALGTRANPLLPKTTPDLELSKRGYILADEDGATSKPGVYAGGDIVTGSATVILAMGAGKRAARAMDEWLKQGD, from the coding sequence ATGCCCGAGCGGGACGCCTCTGAGCGCGCGCGTGACTTCGACGAAGTGACACTCGGCTACACGGAGGAGATGGCCCGGGCCGAGGCGAGCCGCTGCCTGCAGTGCAGGAATCCCACCTGCATCGAGGGCTGTCCGGTGAACATCGACATCAAGTCGTTCATCGGCGAGATGATCGACGGCGACTACCATGCGGCCGTGGCCGTGCTCAAGGAGAAGAACGCCCTTCCGGCCGTATGCGGCCGTGTCTGCCCGCAGGAGGAGCAGTGTGAGGCCCGCTGCGTGCTCGCCAAGAAGGGCGAGAGCGTGGCGATCGGCCGCCTCGAGCGCTGGCTCGGCGACTTCGACCTGGCATGCGAGCTGGAGGGCCGCTGCGTACCCGTGGTGGGCGCGGACAGCGGCAAGCGTGTGGCGGTGGTGGGTTCCGGTCCCGCCGGCCTGGCGTGCGCCGGCGAGCTGCGCCGTTACGGTCATGCGGTCACGGTCTTCGAGAGCCTGCATGCAACAGGCGGCGTGCTCACCTACGGCATCCCGGAGTTCCGCCTGCCCAAGCACATCGTCCAGGCCGAGGTGGGGCTGCTCGAGGAGATGGGCGTGGAGATCCGGTGCGACGTGGTGATCGGCGCAACGTACACCATCGACGAACTCATGACCGAGGAAGGCTTCGGCGCCGTCTTCATCGGCAACGGCGCCGGTCTGCCGATGTTCCTGGGCATCCCCGGCGAGAACCTCAACGGCGTCTACTCGGCCAACGAGTTCCTCACGCGTGTGAACCTGATGCGCGCATACGAGTTCCCCTCGGCCGACACACCGGTGTGGCGCGGCCGCAAGGTGGCCGTGGTGGGCGGTGGCAACGTGGCGATGGACGCCGCGCGCACCGCCAAGCGCCTTGGCGCCGAGGAGGTCTTCCTCGTCTATCGCCGCACCGAGGCGGAGATGCCGGCGCGCAAGGAAGAGGTGCACCACGCGCGCGAGGAGGGCATCGAGTTCAAGATGCTGTGCTCGCCGGTGGAGGTCCTCGGCAAGGACGGCTGGGTCACCGGCATCGTGGCCAACACGATGGAGCTCGGCGAGCCCGACGCGAGCGGCAGGCGAGCGCCGGTGTGCGTGATGGGCGCCGATGTCACCATCGACTGCGACACCGTGGTCATGGCGCTCGGCACGCGGGCGAACCCGCTGCTGCCCAAGACCACGCCCGATCTCGAACTCTCGAAGCGGGGCTACATCCTCGCCGATGAGGATGGCGCCACATCGAAGCCCGGCGTGTATGCGGGTGGCGACATCGTCACGGGCTCGGCGACGGTCATCCTCGCTATGGGGGCCGGCAAGCGCGCCGCTCGTGCCATGGACGAATGGCTCAAGCAGGGCGATTGA
- a CDS encoding sulfide/dihydroorotate dehydrogenase-like FAD/NAD-binding protein, translating to MFPIVHARQLSDAVFEMGVEAPAIAAKAKAGQFLMLRIDEDGERIPLTFSDWSADEGWIRFIFMTVGKTTHKLSHMGVGDSLADVVGPLGIPTHVEGLGRVAVVGGGVGTAVAYPVARAMAEAGNEVTVIVGARNAGLVILEDEFKALPLHELIICTDDGSAGRKDLVTAPLKELCEGGAIDHSMAIGPAIMMKFCVATAKEHDVPCVVSLNPIMVDGTGMCGACRVTVGGETKFGCVDGPDFDGHAVDFEELMSRQRVYNDDERLADAEYQRECSCHQ from the coding sequence ATGTTCCCCATCGTTCACGCCCGCCAGCTGTCCGACGCCGTGTTCGAGATGGGCGTCGAGGCGCCCGCGATCGCTGCCAAGGCCAAAGCAGGCCAGTTCCTGATGCTCCGGATCGATGAGGATGGCGAGCGCATCCCGCTCACGTTCTCCGATTGGTCCGCCGACGAGGGCTGGATCCGGTTCATCTTCATGACCGTGGGCAAGACCACTCACAAGCTCTCGCATATGGGCGTGGGCGACTCCCTGGCCGACGTGGTGGGCCCGCTCGGCATCCCCACTCACGTGGAGGGTCTCGGCCGTGTGGCCGTGGTGGGCGGCGGCGTGGGAACCGCTGTCGCATACCCGGTGGCGCGCGCGATGGCCGAGGCGGGCAACGAGGTCACCGTGATCGTGGGTGCGCGGAACGCCGGCCTGGTCATCCTGGAGGACGAGTTCAAGGCCCTCCCGCTGCACGAGCTGATCATCTGCACCGATGACGGCTCCGCCGGGCGCAAGGACCTTGTGACGGCCCCGCTCAAGGAGCTGTGCGAGGGCGGCGCCATCGACCATTCGATGGCTATCGGCCCGGCGATCATGATGAAGTTCTGCGTGGCCACCGCCAAGGAGCACGATGTCCCCTGCGTGGTCTCGCTGAACCCGATCATGGTCGACGGTACGGGCATGTGCGGCGCATGCCGTGTGACCGTGGGCGGGGAGACGAAGTTCGGCTGCGTGGACGGTCCGGACTTCGACGGACATGCGGTGGACTTCGAAGAGCTCATGAGCCGCCAGCGCGTCTACAACGACGACGAGCGTCTGGCGGACGCGGAATACCAGAGGGAGTGCTCATGCCATCAGTAG
- a CDS encoding WxL protein peptidoglycan domain-containing protein codes for MRARRGKLGLVASIVLALLVSAPLSAYAERTVGLSTGTFELSLAPGQTGGGEVVVSNNGDEDIDVLIYAADQLVSEDGAIDYQTPDITGITGAGTPATWVRMDIDAETRTRGNTPYVSLTPGQQVPVAFEVEVPEDAPPGDHQVIIFFEMFGGEDPETEGATTEVTGRVGARVSMRVAGEVVERLEVRPFVTKAFVLSKLAPYTFVVRNDGNIDKDIEARILVLDGDLQEVVDSVVTEDATVYAGTNFEQSGSVEMATQLLGRYTMRLEVSYPREGSEVGATDVITIDKAVWFVPLWLVIAIIVTLGGIAIWLSWRSARRADERKRARGRGRRPARVGESAGDS; via the coding sequence ATGCGGGCTCGCAGGGGGAAGCTGGGCCTCGTTGCGTCCATCGTGCTCGCTCTTCTCGTCTCCGCGCCGCTCTCCGCGTATGCGGAGCGCACGGTCGGTCTCTCCACGGGCACTTTCGAGCTCTCACTGGCGCCGGGCCAGACGGGCGGCGGTGAGGTGGTCGTCTCCAACAATGGTGACGAGGACATCGACGTGCTGATCTACGCCGCCGACCAGCTCGTGTCGGAAGACGGCGCGATCGACTACCAGACACCGGATATCACCGGCATCACCGGCGCCGGCACTCCGGCCACCTGGGTGCGGATGGACATCGATGCCGAGACCAGGACCCGCGGCAACACCCCGTACGTATCACTCACGCCGGGCCAGCAGGTGCCCGTGGCGTTCGAGGTGGAGGTTCCCGAAGACGCGCCCCCGGGAGACCACCAGGTGATCATCTTCTTCGAGATGTTCGGCGGGGAGGATCCGGAGACCGAGGGAGCCACCACGGAGGTGACCGGCCGCGTTGGCGCTCGCGTGAGCATGCGGGTCGCCGGCGAGGTGGTGGAGCGGCTTGAGGTCCGGCCGTTCGTGACCAAGGCGTTCGTGCTCTCGAAGCTGGCGCCGTACACGTTCGTGGTGCGTAACGACGGCAACATCGACAAGGACATCGAGGCCCGGATCCTCGTGCTCGACGGCGACCTGCAAGAGGTCGTCGACTCTGTCGTGACCGAGGACGCGACCGTGTACGCGGGGACGAACTTCGAGCAGAGCGGTTCGGTAGAGATGGCAACGCAACTCCTCGGCCGGTACACCATGCGTCTTGAGGTGAGCTATCCGCGCGAAGGATCCGAAGTCGGCGCCACCGACGTCATCACGATCGACAAGGCCGTCTGGTTCGTGCCGCTGTGGCTGGTCATCGCGATTATCGTCACGCTCGGCGGTATCGCGATCTGGCTGAGCTGGCGGAGTGCCAGGCGTGCCGATGAGCGGAAGCGGGCACGCGGGCGCGGGCGTCGCCCGGCCAGGGTGGGCGAGTCCGCCGGTGACTCCTGA
- a CDS encoding FAD:protein FMN transferase has product MRRITAVLLLIGLIALPGCGEAGPVEVSREALGTVVTITAYGDDDAAVRQAVDDAFAVMAEVVAPLNAYEPESEIAAFNRQPYTLQPLPPRFVDVLDAIDRLDVADAFSPFLMSASGLYGFEGSQTIPPPDDLELALSAADGFVRADTHNGVFARLKTSDARLEPSGVLAPGLDASGAAKGLALDAARESLRASDAITAALISSGSSTVTLGTKPNGEAWRVGIEDPRDPESVIAVFTFEGEGALSTSGDYQRYFESGGIRYHHILDPATGEPARGVRSLTVAGASLTGLESDILSTALFVRGVDRAAGYASAEGVALLAVDDEGRTHIVPAPEGSGLTVAEETPAAQ; this is encoded by the coding sequence ATGCGACGTATCACGGCTGTTCTGCTACTTATCGGGCTGATAGCGCTTCCCGGGTGCGGCGAGGCCGGACCGGTCGAGGTGAGCCGTGAGGCGCTCGGCACGGTGGTCACCATCACGGCCTACGGAGACGACGATGCGGCGGTCCGGCAGGCCGTGGATGACGCGTTCGCCGTCATGGCCGAGGTCGTCGCCCCGCTCAACGCGTACGAGCCCGAGTCCGAGATCGCGGCGTTCAATCGCCAGCCCTACACGCTGCAACCACTCCCGCCGCGTTTCGTGGACGTGCTCGATGCGATCGACCGCCTCGATGTGGCCGACGCGTTCTCGCCCTTCCTGATGTCGGCATCGGGCCTGTACGGTTTCGAGGGATCCCAGACCATCCCACCCCCAGACGACCTGGAGCTCGCTCTCTCGGCCGCTGACGGCTTCGTGCGCGCCGATACCCACAACGGCGTGTTCGCCCGTCTCAAGACGTCTGACGCCCGCCTGGAGCCCAGCGGCGTGCTGGCCCCGGGTCTTGATGCGAGCGGCGCGGCAAAGGGGCTCGCGCTCGACGCGGCCCGCGAGTCGCTCCGCGCCAGCGATGCGATCACCGCGGCGCTGATAAGCTCGGGCAGCAGCACGGTCACGCTCGGCACGAAGCCGAACGGTGAAGCCTGGCGTGTGGGCATCGAGGATCCGCGGGATCCGGAGAGCGTGATCGCGGTCTTCACCTTCGAGGGGGAAGGTGCGCTCTCCACCTCGGGCGACTACCAGCGCTACTTCGAGTCCGGCGGCATCCGCTACCACCACATCCTCGATCCGGCTACCGGAGAGCCGGCGAGGGGCGTCCGCTCGCTCACCGTGGCAGGCGCGTCGCTCACCGGGCTCGAGTCGGACATCCTCTCCACGGCGCTGTTCGTGCGCGGCGTGGACCGGGCGGCCGGATACGCTTCTGCCGAAGGCGTCGCGCTGCTGGCGGTGGACGACGAGGGGCGGACACATATCGTGCCCGCCCCTGAAGGATCCGGCCTGACGGTGGCGGAGGAGACTCCGGCTGCGCAGTGA
- a CDS encoding M23 family metallopeptidase produces the protein MRPRRSPYPALTAVVLIVGLALILTATLWRGGSDEPGPMTAAVASVAAEPDRDPTPRFARVGATEMRLPVDPSAMTALAFHQASGDSALPITSLVPDADMELAAELQAVPPVEEAADVPDDVLGGVCLRLWRSNRTGMPDTAADIGADAGTDVYSPVTGTVVEVRPYLLYDAYDDFEIHIRPDGRDDVDVVLIHVDDVTVRAGDAVVAGVTRIAAVRSMSDKIEIQLGGYTDNGGDHVHIQVNEIGAAGELDAAGES, from the coding sequence GTGCGCCCCCGCCGGTCGCCATATCCCGCCCTTACCGCGGTGGTTCTCATCGTCGGCCTCGCACTCATCCTCACGGCGACGCTCTGGAGGGGCGGCTCCGACGAGCCGGGCCCGATGACCGCGGCCGTTGCGTCAGTGGCGGCCGAGCCCGACCGCGACCCTACCCCTCGATTCGCCCGTGTCGGCGCCACGGAGATGCGCCTCCCCGTGGACCCCTCCGCCATGACAGCCCTGGCGTTCCACCAGGCATCCGGCGACTCGGCGCTTCCGATCACCTCGCTCGTCCCGGATGCCGACATGGAGCTGGCCGCCGAGCTCCAGGCGGTCCCGCCTGTGGAGGAGGCTGCGGACGTGCCGGACGACGTGCTGGGCGGCGTGTGTCTGCGGCTCTGGCGCTCGAACCGCACAGGCATGCCGGACACGGCGGCCGACATCGGAGCCGATGCCGGGACCGATGTGTACTCTCCTGTGACCGGCACCGTTGTAGAGGTGCGGCCCTACCTGCTCTACGACGCCTACGACGACTTCGAGATACACATCCGGCCGGACGGTCGTGATGACGTGGACGTCGTGCTCATCCATGTGGACGACGTGACCGTGCGCGCCGGTGACGCCGTGGTGGCCGGTGTCACGCGAATCGCGGCGGTCCGGTCGATGTCGGACAAGATCGAGATCCAGCTTGGCGGCTACACCGACAACGGCGGCGACCACGTGCATATACAGGTGAACGAGATCGGCGCCGCAGGCGAACTCGACGCGGCAGGTGAATCGTAG
- a CDS encoding murein hydrolase activator EnvC family protein: protein MQRSRAATSVLALALILTLIVTPFAFAVTADDLRTHEKAAQDARDAAKAAESRAEKLAAEAKALDETIAAIQGDINALADDIATATERSNRLKAEVDDLTAQVNAKQTEIEATQAEYERQQALLGERMEASYKNGDLIYFELLLDSRSIEDFISRTSLVQRVIESNSQLASDLKDSRITLEKIKAEIERDLETVDAKRAEAEAEEKRLKDLRARHQSKLDAQRSAQDQKEALVAENKANADRLRAQAEAEEAESARIARELYGTGSGYFAGVMAWPVPGFEDEPEGGERFGYRIHPILGYKKLHTGIDIGSLWDIGKSINGATIVAAADGTVIYAGYRGGYGYCTMIDHGNGVVTLYAHQQTGSISVSKGQKVDRRDPIGKVGSTGLSTGPHLHFEVRINGTPVDPMTYLR, encoded by the coding sequence ATGCAACGTAGCCGCGCAGCAACCAGCGTTCTCGCGCTTGCGCTCATCCTTACCCTCATCGTCACACCGTTCGCGTTCGCCGTGACGGCTGACGACCTTCGCACGCACGAGAAGGCCGCGCAGGACGCACGCGATGCGGCCAAGGCGGCCGAGAGCCGCGCCGAGAAGCTCGCCGCCGAAGCGAAGGCGCTCGATGAGACGATCGCCGCCATCCAGGGCGACATCAACGCGCTCGCCGACGACATCGCAACCGCAACGGAGAGATCGAACCGCCTCAAGGCCGAGGTCGACGACCTCACCGCCCAGGTCAACGCGAAGCAGACGGAGATCGAGGCCACGCAAGCAGAGTACGAACGCCAGCAGGCGCTGCTCGGTGAGCGCATGGAAGCCTCGTACAAGAACGGCGACCTGATCTACTTCGAGCTTCTTCTCGACAGCCGCAGCATCGAGGACTTCATCTCTCGTACGAGTCTCGTACAGAGGGTGATCGAGTCGAACAGCCAGCTCGCGAGCGATCTCAAAGACAGTCGCATCACCCTTGAGAAGATCAAGGCCGAGATCGAGCGTGACCTCGAGACGGTCGACGCCAAGCGGGCCGAAGCGGAGGCCGAGGAGAAGCGGCTCAAGGATCTGCGGGCCCGTCACCAGTCGAAGCTTGATGCCCAGCGCTCGGCCCAGGACCAGAAAGAGGCGCTGGTAGCCGAGAACAAGGCGAACGCCGACCGCCTGCGCGCGCAGGCTGAGGCCGAAGAGGCCGAGTCGGCCCGCATCGCCCGGGAACTCTACGGCACCGGGTCGGGATACTTCGCGGGAGTGATGGCGTGGCCCGTCCCCGGCTTCGAGGACGAGCCTGAGGGCGGAGAGCGCTTCGGCTACCGCATCCACCCGATCCTCGGCTACAAGAAGCTCCACACGGGCATCGACATCGGCAGCCTGTGGGACATCGGCAAGAGCATCAACGGCGCCACCATCGTCGCCGCGGCGGACGGTACCGTCATCTACGCCGGATACCGCGGCGGATACGGCTACTGCACCATGATCGACCACGGCAACGGGGTGGTCACCCTCTACGCGCACCAGCAGACCGGCAGCATCTCGGTCAGCAAGGGCCAGAAGGTGGACCGGCGTGACCCGATCGGTAAGGTCGGGAGCACCGGGCTCTCCACAGGGCCCCACCTGCACTTCGAGGTGCGCATCAACGGTACGCCCGTCGACCCGATGACGTACCTCCGCTAG
- a CDS encoding DUF951 domain-containing protein, which produces MAVPITPIRIGDVVRLKKPHPCGANEWEITKLGMDIGLRCVGCDRKVRLERYDFDRRFRGFIARADEGSGEE; this is translated from the coding sequence ATGGCTGTTCCTATCACGCCCATACGCATCGGCGACGTGGTGCGCCTCAAGAAGCCGCATCCGTGCGGGGCCAACGAGTGGGAGATCACGAAGCTCGGCATGGACATCGGCCTTCGCTGCGTGGGGTGCGACCGGAAGGTGCGCCTGGAGCGCTACGATTTCGACCGGCGGTTCCGAGGGTTCATCGCCAGGGCGGACGAAGGCTCGGGCGAAGAGTAG
- a CDS encoding LytR/AlgR family response regulator transcription factor, with amino-acid sequence MSDPIRVLVVDDDEAILDMIQMGLENEGMRVVSASDGSEALEMLHKHPTDVVLLDIMMPRVDGWMTLMEIRNDPLTADIPVIMLTAKTQDLARILAFKQGVQQYVTKPFNLMELIARIQSLMRGRQRVGAGSQAEGDFRKLAVRKGGRTVLLDLDDVVYISAKNKSTYVHTYENQYLVDLTLSELEERLSSDSFRRLHRSYMINLNKVKEILRAEGAYVVVMSDRDETQVPVARRQVKSFREAVGI; translated from the coding sequence GTGTCGGACCCGATCAGAGTACTCGTCGTCGATGACGACGAGGCCATCTTAGACATGATCCAGATGGGCCTTGAGAACGAGGGTATGCGTGTCGTCTCGGCCTCTGACGGCTCCGAAGCGCTCGAGATGCTGCATAAGCATCCCACCGACGTGGTGCTCCTCGACATCATGATGCCGCGCGTGGACGGCTGGATGACGCTGATGGAGATCAGGAACGATCCCCTCACGGCGGACATCCCGGTGATCATGCTGACGGCCAAGACCCAAGACCTCGCGCGGATCCTCGCCTTCAAGCAGGGCGTACAACAGTACGTGACCAAGCCGTTCAACCTGATGGAGCTCATCGCGCGCATCCAGAGTCTGATGCGAGGGCGCCAGCGGGTGGGCGCCGGATCGCAGGCCGAGGGTGACTTCAGGAAGCTCGCAGTGCGCAAGGGCGGGCGCACCGTGCTCCTCGACCTTGACGACGTGGTGTACATCTCGGCCAAGAACAAGTCCACGTATGTGCACACGTACGAGAATCAGTATCTCGTGGATCTCACGCTCTCGGAACTCGAGGAGCGGCTGTCGAGCGACTCGTTCCGCCGTCTGCACAGGAGTTACATGATCAACCTGAACAAGGTGAAGGAGATCCTGCGGGCCGAGGGCGCGTACGTCGTGGTGATGTCAGACCGTGACGAGACGCAGGTGCCCGTGGCCCGCCGCCAGGTGAAGTCGTTCCGCGAAGCGGTGGGGATCTGA
- a CDS encoding ACT domain-containing protein, translated as MKTRAVLSVLGADRVGIVATIATALAELSVNIEDIRQTILSDVFSMTMLVTIDEDIHPFEDIQARLAEVAEAIGMQVTLQREDVFRFMHRV; from the coding sequence ATGAAGACCAGAGCCGTGCTCTCCGTTCTCGGCGCCGACCGCGTCGGCATCGTCGCCACCATCGCCACCGCTCTCGCGGAACTCTCAGTCAACATCGAGGATATCCGCCAGACGATCCTCTCGGACGTGTTCTCGATGACGATGCTCGTCACCATCGACGAGGACATACACCCCTTCGAAGACATCCAGGCGCGCCTTGCCGAGGTCGCCGAGGCAATCGGCATGCAGGTGACCCTCCAGCGCGAGGACGTCTTCCGCTTCATGCACCGCGTGTAG